One genomic window of Cetobacterium ceti includes the following:
- a CDS encoding peroxiredoxin family protein encodes MKKIFIFIFTFFLMVPTYSKGYSIGDSVKNFTLTSLDGKKKISLNNFKNKKIYLNFTTTWCPLCIKEKKKLNEDYNKFLKDNRDIVLITVFGPYRGDTIEKAKNYMKEHNYSFPSYYDKGRKLATEFNVSKIPITFLIENGKVKNIYLRKYPF; translated from the coding sequence ATGAAAAAAATTTTTATATTTATTTTTACATTTTTTCTAATGGTACCAACATATTCTAAAGGTTATTCTATTGGGGACTCTGTAAAGAATTTTACCTTAACTTCTCTAGATGGAAAGAAAAAAATTTCCCTAAATAATTTTAAAAATAAAAAAATTTATTTAAATTTTACTACCACTTGGTGCCCACTTTGTATAAAAGAAAAGAAAAAATTAAATGAAGACTATAATAAATTTTTAAAAGATAATAGGGATATAGTTCTTATTACTGTATTTGGTCCCTATAGAGGAGATACCATTGAAAAGGCTAAGAATTATATGAAGGAGCACAACTATAGTTTTCCTAGTTACTACGACAAGGGAAGAAAACTTGCCACAGAGTTTAATGTTTCTAAAATACCTATTACCTTTTTAATAGAAAATGGAAAGGTTAAAAATATATATTTGAGAAAATATCCCTTCTAG